A single genomic interval of Streptomyces graminofaciens harbors:
- a CDS encoding TrmH family RNA methyltransferase, which yields MADLITVENPDDPRLRDYTGLTDVELRRKREPAEGLFIAEGEKVIRRAKSAGYEMRSMLLSAKWVDVMRDVIDELPAPVYAVSPELAEQVTGYHVHRGALASMQRKPLPTADELLRTARRVVIMESVNDHTNIGAIFRSAAALGMDAVLLSPDCADPLYRRSVKVSMGAVFSVPYARLDTWPKGLDAVRDAGFTLLALTPDEKARSLDEAAPHKMDRVALMLGAEGDGLSTKALMAADEWVRIPMAHGVDSLNVGAAAAVAFYAVATGRPQA from the coding sequence GTGGCCGATCTCATCACTGTTGAGAACCCTGACGATCCCCGTCTGCGCGACTACACGGGCCTGACCGACGTCGAACTGCGCCGCAAGCGCGAACCGGCCGAGGGCCTGTTCATCGCGGAGGGCGAGAAGGTGATCAGACGGGCCAAGAGCGCCGGCTACGAGATGCGCTCGATGCTGCTCTCCGCCAAGTGGGTCGACGTCATGCGCGATGTCATCGACGAGCTCCCGGCCCCGGTGTACGCGGTCAGCCCGGAACTCGCCGAGCAGGTCACCGGTTACCACGTCCACCGCGGCGCCCTCGCCTCCATGCAGCGCAAGCCGCTGCCGACGGCGGACGAGCTGCTTCGGACCGCCCGCCGCGTCGTGATCATGGAATCGGTGAACGACCATACGAACATCGGTGCAATATTTCGCTCGGCCGCGGCCCTCGGCATGGACGCCGTCCTGCTCTCACCCGACTGCGCGGACCCCCTCTACCGACGTAGCGTCAAGGTCTCCATGGGCGCGGTCTTCTCGGTCCCCTACGCCCGCCTCGACACCTGGCCCAAGGGCCTGGACGCCGTTCGCGACGCGGGCTTCACGCTGCTCGCCCTCACCCCGGACGAGAAGGCGAGGTCCCTCGACGAGGCGGCCCCGCACAAGATGGACCGCGTCGCCCTGATGCTGGGCGCGGAGGGCGACGGCCTCTCCACGAAGGCCCTGATGGCGGCCGACGAGTGGGTCCGCATCCCGATGGCCCACGGCGTCGACTCGCTCAACGTGGGCGCGGCGGCCGCCGTCGCGTTCTACGCGGTGGCGACGGGCCGCCCGCAGGCCTGA